The Vicia villosa cultivar HV-30 ecotype Madison, WI linkage group LG1, Vvil1.0, whole genome shotgun sequence genome includes a region encoding these proteins:
- the LOC131628278 gene encoding uncharacterized protein LOC131628278 produces MDGWNEYFEYNTQDDDDFEDVFFVAALVGEYAVNNLCKEPCRTSQLTGHAWVQEILQGNLTRCYEMFRMEKYVFHKFCTKLMECGLTSSSRMGVEEMVGMFLVVVGHGVGNRMIQERFQHSGETVSRYFHRVLHVCLKLSFKYVKPEDPMFLECHAKIKNDQRYWPFFKNAIGAIDGTHVSCVVSATGWEGTAHDARVFDQTLTNKNLNFPHPPSDSGYPTPIGYIGPYRCERYHLLDFRRSSGFENHNEVFNYYHSSLRCTIERTFGVWKNRFVILCRMPKFKYEIQVQIVVAKMTIHNFIKRNAQMDIDFNIYEDENTVIHHDDYHRSTNLDPSQSFSVASSSEMDHARDSIRDQIIEYKLNS; encoded by the exons ATGGATGGTTGGAATGAATATTTTGAATACAATACacaagatgatgatgattttgaagATGTTTTTTTTGTGGCAGCACTAGTTGGTGAGTATGCGGTTAATAATTTATGTAAAGAGCCATGTAGAACTAGTCAACTCACAGGTCATGCATGGGTTCAAGAAATATTACAAGGGAATCTCACGCGTTGTTATGAGATGTTTCGAATGGAAAAAtatgtttttcataaattttGCACTAAATTAATGGAATGTGGATTAACTTCTTCTAGTCGTATGGGGGTTGAAGAAATGGTTGGAATGTTTTTAGTTGTTGTAGGCCATGGAGTAGGTAATAGAATGATTCAAGAAAGATTCCAACATTCAGGTGAGACTGTAAGTAGATATTTTCATCGGGTACTTCATGTTTGTCTTAAGTTGTCTTTCAAATATGTTAAACCTGAAGATCCTATGTTtcttgaatgtcatgccaaaataaaaaatgatcaaCGTTATTGGCCATTTTTTAAGAATGCTATAGGAGCAATTGATGGTACACATGTGTCATGTGTAGTGAGTGCAA CTGGTTGGGAAGGCACTGCTCATGATGCTCGTGTTTTTGATCAGACTCTTACAAATAAGAACCTAAATTTTCCACATCCACCTTCAG ATTCTGGCTATCCAACACCAATAGGATATATTGGTCCCTATAGATGTGAACGTTACCACCTTCTAGATTTTAGGCGTTCAAGTGGATTTGAAAATCATAACGAAGTATTTAATTATTACCACTCAAGTTTAAGGTGCACAATAGAAAGAACTTTTGGAGTATGGAAGAATAGATTTGTCATCTTGTGTCGCATGcctaaatttaaatatgaaatacaAGTTCAAATTGTTGTTGCAAAAATGACAATACACAATTTTATCAAAAGAAATGCTCAAATGGATAttgattttaatatttatgaAGATGAAAATACGGTCATTCACCATGATGATTATCATAGATCAACTAACTTGGATCCATCGCAGAGTTTCAGTGTAGCTTCTTCATCGGAGATGGATCATGCTCGGGATTCAATTCGTGATCAAATTATAGAGTATAAGCTAAATAGTTAG
- the LOC131628367 gene encoding uncharacterized protein LOC131628367, with the protein MQENPLYEKFRDKGLPFAHQLTTLFKDVVANGEYAWTPPSGILPKVHSGNDDNDKDVGLDMEEGSGDSEDASVGATFEYANINLNTSKGCVSESSGQKRKRTSGVEKKGKKKVTPSSTIADAVNVIAETCKSQNEATTNFSIGEVMGEIQNMDEVTNDLEFHTKCCQLLMFKPAREMFVS; encoded by the coding sequence ATGCAAGAAAACCCTCTATATGAAAAATTTAGAGACAAGGGACTTCCGTTTGCTCACCAACTCACCACACTTTTCAAGGATGTAGTGGCTAATGGAGAGTATGCATGGACACCACCGAGTGGAATATTACCTAAGGTTCATTCAggtaatgatgataatgataaagaCGTTGGCTTGGATATGGAAGAAGGTTCAGGTGATAGTGAAGATGCAAGTGTTGGAGCAACATTTGAATATGCAAATATTAATTTGAATACTTCAAAAGGATGTGTTAGCGAAAGTAGTGGACAAAAGAGAAAGAGAACAAGTGGtgttgaaaagaaaggaaagaaaaaagtAACTCCTTCATCAACAATAGCTGATGCTGTTAATGTAATTGCAGAGACTTGTAAGTCACAAAATGAGGCCACAACTAATTTCTCTATTGGTGAAGTGATGGGTGAGATCCAAAACATGGACGAAGTTACAAATGATTTAGAATTTCATACAAAGTGTTGTCAACTACTGATGTTTAAGCCAGCACGTGAGATGTTTGTATCATAG
- the LOC131636749 gene encoding MA3 DOMAIN-CONTAINING TRANSLATION REGULATORY FACTOR 1-like, with translation MASNEGFLTEGQREMLKIASENVESLAALSSSPKSPSSLLADHHIKAPAGGKAQTAGIAVRHVRRCHSGKYGRAKKDGAGGKGTWGKLLDTEIDSHIDRNDPNYDSGEEPYQLVGTTVTDPLDDFKKAVASLIDEYFSNGDVDLAASDLRELGSSEYYPYFIKRLVSMAMDRHDKEKEMASVLLSALYADVISPTQIRDGFFMLIESADDLAVDILDAVDILALFLARAVVDDILPPAFLARARKALPESSKGVQVIQTAEKSYLSAPHHAELVERRWGGSTHITVEEVKKKIADLLREYADSGETVEACRCIRELGVAFFHHEVVKKALVLAMEIPSSEPLLLKLLKEAAEEGLISSSQMVKGFSRLAEGLDDLALDIPSAKALFQSFVPKAISEGWLDASFTNPAGENGEFQVEDEKVRKYKKEAVTIIHEYFLSDDIPELIRSLEDLGAPEYNSVFLKRLITLALDRKNREKEMASVLLSALHIEIFSTEDIVNGFVMLLENAEDTTLDILDASNELALFLARAVIDDVLAPLNLDEINSRLPPKSSGSETVRMARTLVSARHAGERLLRCWGGGTGWAVEDAKDKIMKLLEEYESGGVVSEACQCIRDLGMPFFNHEVVKKALVMAMEKQNDRLLDLLQECFSEGLITTNQMTKGFTRIKDGLDDLALDIPNAKEKFAFYVEHAQTKGWLLPSFDPSATDV, from the exons ATGGCGTCCAATGAAGGATTTCTGACTGAAGGACAGAGGGAAATGTTGAAAATTGCTAGTGAAAATGTGGAGAGTTTAGCGGCTTTATCGTCTTCGCCCAAGTCACCGTCGTCCTTGCTTGCTGATCATCATATCAAAGCTCCTGCTGGTGGTAAGGCTCAGACTGCTGGGATTGCTGTCAGGCATGTGCGGAGGTGTCACTCTGGGAAGTATGGGCGGGCGAAGAAAG ATGGTGCTGGTGGTAAGGGCACCTGGGGAAAATTGCTGGACACAGAAATTGATTCTCACATAGACCGCAATGATCCAAATTATGACAGTGGAGAG GAACCCTATCAGCTGGTTGGAACTACTGTTACTGACCCCTTGGATGATTTCAAGAAAGCAGTGGCTTCCCTCATAGATGAATACTTCAGTAATGGGGATGTAGATTTGGCAGCATCTGACCTCAGAGAACTTGGCTCAAGTGAATATTATCCATACTTCATTAAGCGGCTTGTTTCCATGGCAATGGACAGGCATGATAAGGAGAAAGAGATGGCTTCTGTTCTGCTTTCAGCATTGTATGCTGATGTCATTAGTCCCACACAGATTAGGGATGGATTTTTCATGCTTATTGAATCTGCTGATGATCTTGCAGTGGATATCTTGGATGCAGTTGACATCCTTGCTTTATTCCTGGCACGTGCTGTTGTAGATGACATTCTTCCACCAGCCTTCCTTGCCAGGGCAAGGAAGGCTCTTCCAGAATCTTCCAAGGGAGTTCAGGTAATCCAGACTGCTGAGAAGAGTTATCTCTCAGCTCCACACCATGCAGAACTTGTGGAAAGGCGATGGGGTGGCAGCACTCACATTACTGTTGAAGAAGTTAAGAAAAAGATTGCTGATTTACTTAGAGAATATGCGGATAGCGGTGAGACAGTTGAAGCCTGTAGGTGTATACGTGAGTTGGGAGTTGCGTTCTTCCATCACGAAGTTGTGAAGAAGGCTCTGGTGCTTGCCATGGAGATTCCTTCATCAGAACCTCTACTGTTGAAGCTATTAAAAGAAGCAGCAGAAGAAGGACTGATTAGTTCCAGCCAAATGGTGAAAGGGTTTTCTAGATTGGCAGAAGGTCTAGATGATCTTGCTCTTGATATTCCATCAGCTAAAGCCTTGTTTCAGTCATTTGTCCCCAAGGCAATCTCTGAAGGATGGCTTGATGCCTCCTTTACCAATCCAGCTGGTGAAAATGGGGAATTTCAAGTTGAAGATGAGAAGGTGAGGAAGTACAAAAAGGAAGCTGTGACTATAATTCATGAGTACTTTCTCTCTGATGACATTCCTGAACTCATTCGAAGTCTAGAAGATCTTGGAGCACCTGAGTATAACTCAGTATTTTTGAAGAGGCTAATAACACTTGCTTTGGACCGAAAGAACAGAGAAAAGGAGATGGCATCTGTCCTACTGTCTGCACTTCATATAGAGATATTCTCAACGGAGGATATAGTTAATGGTTTTGTTATGCTTCTGGAAAACGCAGAAGATACAACACTGGATATTCTGGATGCTTCAAATGAGCTTGCTCTTTTCTTAGCTCGGGCTGTGATTGATGATGTGCTTGCCCCATTGAATTTGGATGAAATTAACAGCAGGCTACCACCAAAAAGCAGTGGTAGTGAAACTGTGCGTATGGCTCGAACACTTGTTTCTGCTCGTCATGCAGGTGAAAGGCTATTGAGATGCTGGGGTGGAGGAACTGGATGGGCCGTGGAGGACGCTAAGGACAAGATCATGAAGCTCTTGGAGGAATACGAAAGTGGTGGGGTTGTCAGTGAAGCATGCCAATGTATCCGTGACTTGGGAATGCCTTTCTTTAACCACGAGGTAGTGAAGAAAGCTTTGGTTATGGCCATGGAGAAGCAGAATGATAGGCTGCTAGATCTGCTGCAGGAATGCTTTAGTGAAGGCCTTATCACCACCAATCAGATGACTAAAGGGTTCACCCGAATTAAGGATGGTCTTGATGATCTGGCTCTGGACATTCCAAATGCGAAGGAAAAATTTGCTTTCTATGTGGAGCATGCCCAGACCAAGGGATGGCTTCTACCATCATTTGATCCCTCTGCCACAGATGTCTAA